One Rhizobium sp. NRK18 genomic window carries:
- a CDS encoding MarR family winged helix-turn-helix transcriptional regulator, which yields MSTNAVANQNLEVKAPDDRLLRQFVGYNMKRAFIPVHEDISETLAPFGLRVGTFSALAVVTASPGISQTRLSQVLNIKRSGVVVVVDELESLNAVERLPVETDRRAYALQITPEGADLWNRAEAAVQAHEAAMFADLTAEELDTLRKLLSRAARSGAKRRREQLDD from the coding sequence GTGTCCACCAACGCCGTTGCCAACCAGAACCTCGAGGTGAAGGCACCAGACGACCGGCTGCTTCGCCAGTTCGTCGGCTACAACATGAAACGGGCGTTCATCCCGGTTCATGAAGACATCAGCGAGACGCTGGCACCATTCGGGCTTCGGGTTGGTACCTTCTCGGCGCTCGCGGTGGTTACCGCCAGTCCCGGCATATCCCAGACGCGGCTGTCGCAGGTGCTGAACATCAAGCGCTCCGGAGTCGTCGTCGTCGTCGACGAACTGGAGAGTTTGAATGCGGTCGAACGCCTGCCCGTGGAAACCGACAGGCGCGCCTATGCCCTGCAGATCACGCCGGAGGGGGCCGATCTCTGGAACCGTGCGGAAGCTGCCGTTCAGGCCCATGAAGCCGCGATGTTTGCGGATCTCACGGCAGAAGAACTCGATACGTTGCGAAAACTCTTGAGCCGGGCGGCGCGCAGTGGCGCAAAGCGCCGGCGGGAGCAGTTGGATGACTGA